Proteins encoded together in one Ipomoea triloba cultivar NCNSP0323 chromosome 4, ASM357664v1 window:
- the LOC116017842 gene encoding 60S ribosomal protein L35a-3-like yields the protein MVKGSQGERVRLYTRGMILGYKRSKSNQYPNTSLIQIEGVNTKEEVDWYLGKRMVYIYKAKTMKNKSHYHCIWGKVCRPHGNSGVVRAKFKSNLPPKSMGNKVRVFMYPSNI from the coding sequence ATGGTTAAGGGAAGTCAAGGCGAGCGCGTTAGACTTTATACCAGAGGGATGATTCTAGGGTATAAGAGATCGAAGTCGAACCAGTATCCAAACACCTCCTTGATTCAGATCGAGGGAGTGAACACTAAAGAGGAAGTGGATTGGTACCTGGGAAAGCGCATGGTGTATATCTACAAAGCTAAGACCATGAAGAACAAGTCCCACTACCATTGTATCTGGGGAAAGGTCTGCCGGCCACACGGAAATAGCGGCGTCGTCAGAGCTAAGTTCAAGTCCAACTTGCCGCCCAAATCCATGGGGAACAAAGTTAGGGTTTTCATGTACCCAAGCAACATATAA